From the genome of Bacteroides sp. MSB163, one region includes:
- a CDS encoding zinc-ribbon domain-containing protein produces the protein MAFCGKCGQKVEEGVKFCPACGIPLQINTDQSVNEPSPQPVAQRPVQSVQTEEQETLDQATAAADALGSKLGKLNNTTDNTAEFEKKDIEENKVMAILAYFGILVFIPILAAKESKFARYHANQGLILFMALVGWSIADYILTSLLRAFLWRGMGLWEIYSLCGTILNLVYFVFTILAIIGIVNALNEKAKELPVIGKYKILK, from the coding sequence ATGGCATTCTGTGGTAAATGTGGACAAAAAGTAGAAGAAGGTGTAAAGTTCTGTCCGGCTTGCGGCATACCTTTACAGATAAATACAGATCAATCGGTCAATGAGCCGTCTCCTCAGCCTGTTGCCCAACGGCCGGTACAATCTGTTCAGACAGAGGAACAGGAAACACTGGATCAGGCAACTGCTGCTGCCGATGCCCTGGGCAGTAAACTGGGCAAACTGAATAATACGACTGATAACACAGCCGAATTTGAGAAAAAGGATATAGAAGAAAATAAGGTCATGGCAATACTTGCCTATTTCGGCATTCTGGTTTTCATTCCGATTTTAGCCGCTAAAGAATCCAAGTTCGCCCGTTATCATGCCAACCAAGGATTGATTCTATTCATGGCTTTGGTTGGCTGGAGCATCGCCGACTATATTCTTACTTCCCTTCTGCGCGCCTTCTTGTGGCGAGGTATGGGACTGTGGGAGATATATTCACTCTGCGGTACAATCCTGAATCTGGTATATTTTGTCTTTACAATACTCGCCATCATTGGAATTGTAAATGCATTGAACGAAAAAGCCAAAGAACTTCCCGTTATCGGCAAATATAAAATACTGAAATAG
- a CDS encoding MFS transporter: MNNWKKKFIIIWSGQLFSILSSSIAQFSIVLWISLKTGSAEVLSFAMIAALLPQALLGAFAGVYVDRWNRKWTMIGADSFVALCSGIIALLFYLDTIELWHIYVLLALRSIGGAFHSPAMKSSVPLLAPEKELTRIAGINQAIQSICNIGGPALGAVLLLAFDMSVVMLLDVAGAIIACTALLFVYIPNPKKENISAKSVLNDMRDGFRVIMQNRGVSWVMVTEILITFFVMPVVALMPLMTLHTFSGTAYQISLIETLFGAGMLAGGALLGIWNPKIRKILMIAFSYAILGLALALCGMLPSTGYVLFAILTVMQGLIVPFLSSPFTSLLQTQFKPIYLGRVFSLFDSISLFPSIFGLFVTSFVADALGIGNIFIYCGFAIVLTAILMMCIPSVRNLEKEEMKRKEHTFKE; the protein is encoded by the coding sequence ATGAATAATTGGAAGAAAAAGTTTATCATAATATGGAGCGGACAACTATTTTCCATATTAAGTAGTTCCATAGCTCAATTTTCTATCGTCTTGTGGATTAGTCTCAAAACGGGTTCTGCCGAAGTTTTATCCTTCGCCATGATTGCGGCATTGTTGCCACAAGCCTTATTGGGAGCTTTTGCAGGGGTATATGTTGACCGTTGGAACCGGAAATGGACAATGATTGGCGCAGACAGTTTCGTTGCACTTTGCTCCGGTATCATTGCCTTACTCTTTTATCTGGATACGATAGAGTTATGGCATATCTATGTGTTGCTGGCGCTTCGTTCTATCGGCGGAGCATTTCACTCGCCTGCAATGAAATCATCCGTTCCGTTGTTGGCACCGGAAAAGGAACTGACCCGTATTGCGGGAATTAATCAGGCCATTCAGTCTATTTGTAATATTGGTGGTCCGGCGTTGGGAGCAGTTTTGCTGCTGGCGTTTGATATGAGTGTTGTTATGTTGTTGGACGTGGCAGGTGCAATTATCGCTTGTACTGCTCTTCTTTTTGTCTATATTCCAAATCCTAAGAAAGAAAATATTTCTGCAAAGAGTGTATTGAATGATATGCGTGATGGATTCCGGGTAATTATGCAGAACAGAGGGGTGAGTTGGGTAATGGTTACGGAGATATTAATTACTTTCTTTGTGATGCCGGTGGTTGCCCTGATGCCATTGATGACGTTGCACACTTTTTCGGGAACAGCTTATCAGATTAGTTTGATAGAGACGCTTTTCGGGGCGGGCATGTTGGCCGGAGGGGCTTTACTGGGAATCTGGAACCCTAAGATAAGGAAGATATTGATGATTGCGTTCTCTTATGCGATTCTTGGTCTGGCATTGGCACTTTGTGGAATGTTGCCCAGTACAGGATATGTACTTTTTGCCATACTGACAGTAATGCAAGGACTGATTGTTCCGTTTCTTTCTAGTCCCTTTACTTCTTTATTGCAAACGCAATTCAAGCCGATTTATCTGGGGCGTGTGTTTTCGTTGTTCGATAGCATAAGTTTGTTCCCTTCCATTTTCGGTTTGTTTGTAACGAGTTTCGTTGCAGATGCTTTGGGCATAGGCAATATATTTATCTATTGCGGGTTTGCTATTGTACTGACAGCCATTCTAATGATGTGTATTCCTTCAGTGAGGAATCTGGAGAAGGAAGAAATGAAACGGAAGGAACACACATTCAAAGAATAA
- a CDS encoding OmpA family protein → MKRVVFILITLLFVAGTTDVQAQWLKKLGQKAIDRAEDRAKKKVEKKVDDTVDKTVDNAFEGAEDAVKGEDKKVKKGDIGDNANIDGQEVTQDEGKQQKKSAQISWNKFDFVAGDEIIFEDNQANEQLGEFPSQWDVLSGGAEIASIDGVKCIEMTSAGQIVPLMEKPKGYLPDNFTIEFDIYMRDHAMAIEAYPTQKHWINADWYFRLLNEKGNKCFDTEICPYYGHTSKSERVGKESIRYFWSVGGENRSGNAQEVAWETEAWHHISISFNKRAMKMYFDQTRLFNIPNMDKPTWFVVGADCTEQGLYFIKNVRIAKGAVPLYDRMMTDGKFITYGITFDVGKSTIKPESMGEINRIVKLMTDNPDLKFSVEGHTDSTGNAASNQTLSEARSKAIVDKLVELGISADRLVSAGKGQDSPIADNGTDEGRAKNRRVEFVKQ, encoded by the coding sequence ATGAAAAGAGTGGTATTTATCTTAATCACATTGTTGTTCGTAGCAGGAACAACGGATGTACAGGCGCAATGGCTGAAAAAGCTGGGGCAAAAGGCAATAGACCGAGCCGAGGATCGGGCAAAGAAGAAAGTGGAAAAGAAAGTGGATGATACCGTAGACAAGACGGTGGATAATGCTTTTGAAGGAGCGGAGGACGCGGTGAAGGGAGAAGACAAAAAAGTGAAAAAGGGTGATATTGGTGATAATGCCAATATCGATGGACAAGAAGTAACACAGGATGAAGGGAAGCAACAGAAGAAATCTGCCCAAATCAGTTGGAACAAGTTCGACTTCGTAGCGGGTGATGAGATTATCTTTGAAGATAATCAGGCTAATGAACAACTTGGGGAATTTCCAAGCCAATGGGATGTACTTTCAGGGGGGGCAGAAATAGCAAGTATTGATGGTGTGAAATGTATAGAAATGACATCAGCGGGGCAAATTGTTCCTCTAATGGAAAAACCTAAGGGATACTTGCCCGACAACTTTACCATAGAGTTCGATATTTATATGCGTGACCATGCTATGGCTATTGAAGCTTATCCTACGCAAAAGCATTGGATAAATGCCGATTGGTATTTTCGACTATTGAACGAAAAGGGCAATAAATGTTTTGATACAGAAATATGCCCTTACTATGGACATACAAGTAAAAGTGAAAGAGTAGGAAAGGAATCTATCAGATATTTTTGGTCGGTTGGTGGAGAAAACCGATCAGGAAATGCACAGGAAGTTGCATGGGAAACCGAAGCGTGGCATCACATTTCTATTTCATTCAACAAACGTGCAATGAAGATGTATTTTGACCAAACGCGCTTGTTTAATATTCCTAATATGGATAAGCCTACATGGTTTGTTGTGGGAGCCGACTGCACTGAGCAAGGACTTTATTTCATCAAGAATGTCCGCATCGCCAAAGGCGCCGTCCCCCTCTATGACCGCATGATGACCGACGGCAAATTCATCACCTACGGTATCACCTTTGATGTAGGCAAATCAACCATTAAGCCCGAATCAATGGGGGAGATAAACCGTATTGTAAAACTGATGACTGACAATCCCGACTTGAAATTCTCAGTAGAGGGACATACAGATAGTACCGGAAATGCTGCTTCCAACCAAACCCTAAGTGAAGCCCGAAGCAAAGCAATTGTCGATAAGCTGGTAGAACTGGGCATATCTGCCGACCGTCTCGTCAGTGCAGGCAAGGGACAAGATTCCCCCATTGCCGATAATGGCACCGATGAAGGCCGTGCCAAGAACAGACGAGTGGAGTTTGTCAAGCAATGA
- a CDS encoding zinc ribbon domain-containing protein — translation MTAKEVFTKTLVFGWIKLGLGLLNILIAIVLFAILMGISVFFASEGVRAIMFCIWLVAIGVVNFIINHYIGYLVKAGDVAIIATAFKTGTVPTDPVNTGKAMVKERFGTSNVYFALDKLIAGSVKQLQRTLGRIADSLLGAIPGTDGVKSLMNMFLDISLGYIDECCLGYTFNHPEQNAYKSAADGVVIYAQNWKTLLKDATKTTLMVIISIIAVTLVAFIIFGGLFRLFGWSGFVAFVISLFLAWTVKYAFIDSWILVKMMSSYMQVVPNTQITFDLYRKLGGLSKKFKELFKKGQDGPNEVTKPNFCPSCGTSLSPDTAFCGNCGTRLGEV, via the coding sequence ATGACAGCCAAAGAAGTTTTTACTAAAACCCTTGTCTTCGGATGGATCAAGCTGGGACTGGGATTACTGAATATCCTGATAGCCATTGTGCTCTTTGCTATCCTGATGGGGATTTCTGTTTTTTTTGCCAGCGAAGGAGTAAGAGCCATCATGTTTTGCATCTGGCTGGTAGCAATAGGAGTGGTGAATTTCATCATCAACCACTACATCGGTTATCTGGTGAAAGCAGGAGATGTGGCGATTATCGCAACAGCATTCAAGACAGGCACCGTACCTACCGACCCTGTAAACACCGGGAAGGCCATGGTTAAGGAACGGTTCGGTACATCCAACGTTTACTTTGCACTGGACAAGCTGATAGCCGGGTCCGTCAAGCAATTGCAGCGAACCCTGGGACGTATCGCTGACAGTTTATTGGGAGCCATTCCCGGTACGGATGGAGTGAAGAGCCTGATGAATATGTTTCTGGATATCTCGTTAGGCTATATAGATGAGTGCTGTTTGGGATACACGTTTAATCATCCTGAACAGAATGCGTATAAATCTGCCGCCGATGGCGTGGTTATTTATGCGCAGAACTGGAAAACCCTGCTGAAGGATGCAACCAAAACAACTTTGATGGTAATTATTTCCATTATAGCTGTAACACTGGTAGCATTTATCATCTTCGGCGGACTGTTCCGATTGTTCGGTTGGAGTGGATTTGTGGCATTTGTTATTTCCCTGTTTCTGGCATGGACAGTGAAATATGCTTTTATCGATAGTTGGATTTTGGTGAAGATGATGAGCAGTTATATGCAAGTGGTACCGAATACGCAAATAACCTTTGACTTGTACAGGAAATTAGGCGGGCTTTCCAAAAAATTCAAGGAACTGTTCAAAAAAGGACAAGATGGTCCGAATGAAGTAACGAAACCTAATTTCTGTCCGTCATGTGGTACCTCACTGAGTCCGGATACAGCATTCTGTGGAAATTGCGGTACTCGATTAGGAGAAGTATGA
- a CDS encoding carboxypeptidase-like regulatory domain-containing protein, which yields MKTKFWYLLLMAFLSISMATMTGCSDDDKDLPDEAEVPVVPDKPDEPDDPKPPVITVTVTMKDADVEGSVTDTEGNPLSGVNISSGETQTVTNDMGLFTFERIASANGRFRFTFEKNGYFTVTRSGLFQDKLSLQIVMQSKNDGATNTTSTTFTPTEENTLKADGMEVAIPASSLVTADGKDYSGTVKADMLYLSPDNENFTTMMPGGDMAAVRMDESNATLISYGMVEVSLSDASGNSLQLKEGSKSEMTFPIPESMKNNPPPTIPLWYFNEEAGVWVEEGTATLKGDVYVGSVSHFSWHNLDVPEDRVTIKGRVTDCQNRPIPRTLVTVDQTSALTNSDGSYWVYVPANTPVTVTVKSEDYNFYSPEVSVSVPGQPGASTVENVNLELPCIPVISGQITNSCSELVGAYVWVEYTLNGKDVKTPPIWTTADGKFELRIPGNSGKATLWVQTATGDRMSREFELTGSDLVITGLEICEEFDDSSLTITMEGGGSIVVPWVSEKAIGMVVDKELLITCADFFMADIPEFSGSGEYTGMAAYYSLNAVGNFEFANFIIATSDKGGYDVTITGTGQIYAGTGLSNASITGKVYLPNVLTVSEAENVTQWSDVGLSAAMPQMPLPIDKMLKLNFEGTNALAVVLGYREKTETDYNAVKTLLAGAGFEPVTPEATDGSTGVKEIAYRKDDNYAVIVYYPQGDTDSDMEDCKLVVFLCEGYSKLQGFLGGLVSPSGTRTMVAKVPSLKLLRRR from the coding sequence ATGAAAACAAAATTCTGGTATTTACTATTGATGGCTTTCTTGTCAATCTCTATGGCCACTATGACGGGCTGTAGCGACGACGATAAAGACCTTCCGGATGAAGCCGAGGTTCCGGTAGTTCCCGATAAGCCTGATGAACCTGACGATCCCAAACCGCCGGTTATTACCGTAACGGTGACCATGAAAGATGCCGATGTGGAAGGTTCAGTGACCGATACGGAAGGCAATCCATTGTCGGGCGTAAACATCTCCAGTGGCGAGACGCAAACCGTGACCAATGACATGGGCCTGTTCACCTTCGAACGCATAGCCAGTGCCAACGGACGTTTCCGCTTTACTTTCGAGAAAAACGGATATTTCACCGTTACCCGTTCCGGACTATTTCAGGACAAACTCTCCCTACAAATAGTGATGCAAAGCAAGAATGACGGAGCAACCAATACAACTTCCACTACTTTCACTCCGACAGAAGAAAACACCCTGAAAGCTGACGGAATGGAAGTAGCCATACCCGCTTCATCTCTTGTCACCGCCGACGGAAAAGACTATTCGGGAACCGTAAAGGCAGACATGCTCTACCTCTCACCGGATAATGAGAACTTCACTACCATGATGCCCGGAGGCGACATGGCAGCCGTGCGCATGGACGAGAGCAACGCCACACTGATATCCTACGGTATGGTAGAGGTCAGTCTGAGCGATGCAAGCGGAAACTCCCTGCAACTGAAGGAGGGAAGCAAGTCCGAAATGACATTTCCCATCCCCGAAAGTATGAAGAATAACCCGCCACCCACCATCCCGCTGTGGTACTTCAACGAAGAAGCCGGCGTGTGGGTAGAAGAGGGGACAGCCACGCTGAAAGGCGATGTATACGTAGGCAGCGTAAGCCACTTCTCCTGGCACAACCTCGATGTACCCGAAGACCGGGTAACCATCAAAGGCCGGGTGACCGACTGCCAGAATCGCCCCATTCCGCGCACACTGGTGACTGTGGATCAGACCAGCGCCCTGACGAACAGCGACGGCAGCTATTGGGTATATGTTCCCGCCAACACTCCGGTGACTGTCACTGTAAAGAGTGAGGATTACAATTTCTATTCTCCGGAAGTCAGTGTTTCCGTTCCGGGACAACCCGGTGCTTCAACCGTCGAGAACGTCAATCTCGAACTGCCCTGCATACCCGTAATCAGCGGACAAATCACCAACTCTTGTTCCGAACTGGTGGGAGCATACGTCTGGGTGGAATACACCTTAAACGGCAAAGACGTGAAGACACCCCCCATATGGACCACCGCCGACGGTAAGTTCGAACTACGCATCCCCGGCAACTCCGGCAAGGCCACGCTTTGGGTTCAGACAGCTACGGGAGACAGGATGAGCCGTGAATTCGAGCTGACCGGCTCCGACCTGGTAATCACCGGACTGGAAATCTGCGAGGAATTTGATGACAGTTCACTCACAATCACCATGGAAGGAGGCGGATCAATAGTGGTTCCTTGGGTATCCGAAAAGGCAATAGGAATGGTTGTGGACAAGGAATTGCTGATTACCTGTGCTGATTTCTTCATGGCCGACATCCCGGAATTTTCAGGCTCGGGCGAGTACACAGGAATGGCGGCTTACTATTCGCTCAATGCTGTGGGGAACTTTGAATTTGCCAACTTCATCATTGCAACCTCTGACAAAGGCGGCTACGATGTAACCATCACCGGTACGGGACAAATATATGCCGGAACCGGACTTAGTAATGCCAGTATCACCGGCAAAGTGTATCTACCCAATGTCCTTACCGTATCGGAAGCAGAGAACGTAACCCAATGGAGCGATGTAGGGCTCAGTGCCGCCATGCCACAGATGCCACTGCCGATAGACAAGATGCTGAAGCTCAACTTCGAGGGCACCAATGCCCTTGCTGTGGTACTGGGTTATAGGGAAAAGACCGAGACAGACTATAACGCAGTCAAGACCCTGTTGGCAGGCGCCGGCTTCGAGCCTGTGACACCCGAAGCCACTGACGGAAGCACCGGTGTAAAAGAGATAGCCTACCGGAAAGATGACAATTATGCCGTCATTGTTTACTATCCGCAGGGAGACACTGACTCTGACATGGAAGACTGCAAACTGGTAGTTTTTCTGTGCGAAGGATACAGCAAGCTACAAGGATTTCTGGGAGGTTTGGTAAGTCCGTCCGGCACCCGGACGATGGTAGCCAAAGTTCCTTCACTAAAGTTGTTGAGGAGGAGATAA
- a CDS encoding porin family protein, with amino-acid sequence MKTRLMKRMAMVVIMALSTAFLFAQEKGEMGAGVNLSYGTKSGLSNFGIGAKFQYNIIDNLRIEPSATYFLKKDLVSMWDINANVHYLFGISDSFRLYPLAGVCLLGTSVDYLGVSASASDFGFNLGGGGEYLLTEKFALNLEIKYQIVSGWNRPVFSLGAAYKF; translated from the coding sequence ATGAAAACAAGATTAATGAAACGAATGGCAATGGTAGTAATTATGGCATTATCAACCGCATTCCTCTTTGCACAAGAGAAAGGTGAAATGGGTGCCGGTGTAAACTTGTCTTATGGAACAAAAAGCGGTCTCAGCAACTTCGGTATCGGAGCCAAGTTCCAGTACAACATTATCGATAATCTGCGTATTGAACCAAGCGCTACTTACTTTCTTAAAAAAGATCTTGTAAGTATGTGGGACATTAATGCGAATGTGCACTACCTTTTTGGGATAAGCGACAGTTTCCGCCTTTATCCGTTGGCAGGTGTGTGCTTACTGGGTACTTCTGTTGATTATTTGGGAGTAAGTGCATCAGCTTCAGACTTTGGATTTAACCTTGGAGGCGGCGGTGAATATCTGTTAACAGAAAAATTCGCGCTAAACTTAGAAATCAAGTATCAGATTGTTTCCGGGTGGAATCGCCCGGTATTCTCATTAGGCGCAGCCTATAAGTTTTAA
- a CDS encoding zinc ribbon domain-containing protein — MVFCTNCGNRIPDNVKFCTSCGTSVAEDRATDPSVESVSPPVQPCVQPQLQAVQQPAPVYAAPPAQTYKEEPITTGGYIGIMFLMLIPLINLILLIIWACGGCRKVNKRNFARAMLVWLLITGILATLFILVGGLLFGDTINAIKEFGTSITDIN; from the coding sequence ATGGTATTTTGTACAAATTGCGGGAACCGGATTCCCGACAACGTGAAGTTCTGTACTTCATGTGGCACATCAGTAGCAGAAGACAGAGCAACTGATCCTTCCGTAGAATCAGTATCGCCACCTGTTCAGCCGTGTGTACAACCGCAATTGCAGGCGGTACAACAACCGGCTCCGGTATATGCCGCACCACCTGCGCAAACCTACAAAGAAGAGCCGATTACCACCGGAGGATATATAGGCATTATGTTTTTGATGCTGATTCCGCTTATCAACCTGATATTACTGATAATTTGGGCATGTGGCGGTTGCCGGAAAGTAAATAAGCGCAACTTTGCACGTGCAATGTTGGTATGGTTGCTCATTACGGGTATACTCGCTACTTTATTTATATTAGTCGGTGGGTTGCTTTTCGGTGATACGATAAATGCAATAAAAGAATTCGGAACAAGCATTACTGATATTAACTAA